The proteins below come from a single Oryzomicrobium terrae genomic window:
- a CDS encoding PilT/PilU family type 4a pilus ATPase — MILDKLFQLMAEKQASDVYISAGAPIHIKIQGNTVPVNQQTMDPATIERIAAELMSADQARSFAQNHEMNLSIGIPGVGNFRINLFRQRGSISVVIRYIQGNIPPLDQLGLPPVLSELIMAKRGLILIVGSTGSGKSTTIASMLDYRNTHRSGHILTVEDPIEFLFKHKKSIVNQREIGMDTADWDAALKNAMRQAPDCILIGEIRDKTTMQAALSYAQTGHLCLATLHANNSYHALNRIINFFPLENRTALYLDLSVTLKAIVSQRLVKKPDGKRFPAVEILLNTRHIQELIERGEINGIKEAMEQSLAPGSQTFEQDLFRLYRENTITLDEALANADSPTNLSWLINNSDLGVPAQADATDPAPVVTDLTQSIPSFQEFKITLSEE; from the coding sequence ATGATCCTCGACAAGCTGTTCCAGCTGATGGCCGAAAAACAGGCCTCGGACGTGTACATTTCCGCCGGTGCGCCGATCCATATCAAGATCCAGGGCAACACGGTCCCGGTCAATCAGCAGACCATGGATCCGGCCACCATCGAGCGCATCGCCGCCGAGCTGATGAGCGCCGACCAGGCGCGCAGCTTCGCCCAGAACCACGAGATGAACCTCTCGATCGGCATTCCCGGTGTCGGCAACTTCCGTATCAACCTGTTCCGTCAGCGCGGCTCGATCTCGGTGGTGATCCGCTACATCCAGGGCAACATCCCGCCCCTGGACCAGCTGGGCCTGCCCCCGGTGCTCTCGGAGCTGATCATGGCCAAGCGCGGCCTGATCCTGATCGTCGGCTCCACCGGTTCGGGCAAGTCCACCACCATCGCCTCGATGCTGGACTACCGCAACACCCACCGCTCCGGCCACATCCTGACGGTGGAAGACCCGATCGAATTCCTCTTCAAGCACAAGAAGTCGATCGTCAACCAGCGCGAGATCGGCATGGACACCGCCGACTGGGATGCGGCCCTGAAGAACGCCATGCGCCAGGCGCCGGACTGCATCCTGATCGGCGAAATCCGCGACAAGACGACCATGCAGGCGGCCCTGTCCTACGCCCAGACCGGCCACCTGTGCCTGGCCACCCTGCACGCCAACAACAGCTACCACGCGCTCAACCGCATCATCAACTTCTTCCCCTTGGAAAACCGCACGGCCCTGTACCTGGATCTGTCGGTAACCCTCAAGGCGATCGTGTCCCAGCGCCTGGTGAAGAAGCCCGACGGTAAACGCTTCCCGGCGGTGGAAATCCTGCTCAACACCCGCCACATTCAGGAGTTGATCGAGCGCGGCGAGATCAACGGCATCAAGGAGGCCATGGAGCAAAGCCTGGCCCCCGGTTCCCAGACCTTCGAACAGGATCTGTTCCGCCTCTACCGCGAGAACACCATCACCCTGGACGAGGCCCTGGCCAACGCCGACTCGCCCACCAACCTGTCCTGGCTGATCAACAACTCGGACCTGGGCGTGCCGGCCCAGGCCGACGCCACCGACCCGGCGCCGGTGGTCACCGACCTTACCCAGTCGATTCCCTCATTCCAGGAATTCAAGATTACCCTGTCCGAAGAATGA
- the dapD gene encoding 2,3,4,5-tetrahydropyridine-2,6-dicarboxylate N-succinyltransferase, translating to MQDYQNIIEDAWENRASLQPGTAPAKIGEAVAAVIEQLDSGKLRVAEKIDGDWVTHQWIKKAVLLSFRLEDNKVQEAGDLRFFDKVPTKFASYDTHRFQQGGFRVVPPATARRGSFLAKNVVLMPSYVNIGAYVDEGTMVDTWATVGSCAQIGKNVHLSGGVGIGGVLEPLQANPTIIEDNCFIGARSEVVEGVIVGEGSVISMGVYIGQSTKIYDRETGEIMYGRVPPGSVVVSGNLPSKDGSYSLYCAVIVKKVDAQTRAKTSINDLLRGD from the coding sequence ATGCAGGATTACCAAAACATCATCGAAGACGCCTGGGAAAACCGTGCCAGCCTGCAACCCGGCACCGCCCCGGCGAAGATCGGCGAAGCCGTCGCCGCCGTGATCGAGCAACTCGACTCCGGCAAGCTGCGCGTGGCCGAGAAGATCGACGGCGACTGGGTCACCCACCAGTGGATCAAGAAGGCCGTGCTGCTGTCCTTCCGCCTGGAAGACAACAAGGTGCAAGAAGCCGGCGACCTGCGCTTCTTCGACAAGGTGCCGACCAAGTTCGCCAGCTACGACACCCACCGCTTCCAGCAGGGCGGCTTCCGCGTGGTGCCGCCGGCCACCGCCCGGCGCGGTTCCTTCCTGGCCAAGAACGTGGTGCTGATGCCCTCCTACGTGAACATCGGCGCCTACGTGGATGAAGGCACCATGGTGGATACCTGGGCCACCGTCGGCTCCTGCGCCCAGATCGGCAAGAACGTGCACCTCTCCGGCGGCGTCGGCATCGGCGGCGTGCTGGAACCCCTGCAGGCCAACCCGACCATCATCGAGGACAACTGCTTCATCGGCGCCCGTTCCGAAGTGGTCGAAGGCGTCATCGTCGGCGAAGGTTCGGTGATCTCCATGGGCGTCTACATCGGCCAGTCCACCAAGATCTACGACCGGGAAACCGGCGAGATCATGTACGGCCGCGTGCCCCCGGGTTCGGTGGTGGTGTCCGGCAACCTGCCCTCCAAGGACGGCTCCTACAGCCTGTACTGCGCCGTGATCGTCAAGAAGGTGGACGCCCAGACCCGGGCCAAGACCAGCATCAACGACCTGCTGCGCGGCGACTAA
- the dapC gene encoding succinyldiaminopimelate transaminase, with protein sequence MNPHLAKLHPYPFEKLRQLFAGVTPNPSLREIKLSIGEPQHPTPGFIKEALTANLGGLANYPSTQGNPPLRRSIAAWIERRFGVDLNPETQILPVNGSREALFSFAQTVIDPTRGYTPLVVCPNPFYQIYEGAAYLAGAEPRFLNTLPANGFTFDLDALSEDEWKRVQLLYICSPGNPTGKVLSLADWKRLFDYADRYDFVIAADECYSEIYFDEGVPPLGALTAAQQLGRSDFARLVVFSSLSKRSNVPGMRSGFVAGNAEVMKNYLLYRTYHGSAMGPAVQAASVVAWEDEAHVAENRSLYRAKFDAVTPLVAEVLDTALPDAGFYLWARTPIADTDFARRLYAEYNVVVLPGSFLARESGGVNPGANFVRIALVAPLEQCLEAAERIRQFASSLSQ encoded by the coding sequence GTGAATCCCCATCTCGCCAAGCTGCACCCCTACCCCTTTGAAAAGCTGCGCCAGTTGTTTGCGGGGGTAACCCCCAACCCGAGCCTGCGGGAAATCAAGCTGTCCATCGGCGAGCCCCAGCACCCGACGCCGGGATTCATCAAGGAAGCCCTCACCGCCAATCTGGGCGGACTGGCCAACTATCCCTCGACCCAAGGCAACCCGCCCCTGCGCCGTTCCATCGCCGCCTGGATCGAGCGCCGCTTCGGCGTGGACCTCAACCCGGAGACCCAAATCCTGCCGGTGAACGGTTCCCGGGAAGCCCTCTTCTCCTTCGCCCAGACGGTGATCGACCCGACCCGGGGCTATACGCCCCTGGTGGTCTGCCCCAACCCCTTCTACCAAATCTACGAAGGGGCGGCCTACCTGGCCGGTGCCGAACCGCGCTTTCTCAACACCCTGCCGGCAAACGGCTTCACCTTCGATCTGGACGCCCTGTCCGAAGACGAATGGAAGCGTGTTCAGCTGCTCTACATCTGCTCCCCGGGCAACCCCACGGGCAAGGTGCTATCCCTGGCCGACTGGAAGCGCCTATTCGACTACGCCGATCGCTACGATTTCGTCATCGCCGCCGACGAGTGCTATTCGGAAATCTACTTCGACGAAGGCGTACCGCCCCTGGGCGCCCTGACCGCCGCGCAGCAGCTGGGCCGCAGCGACTTCGCCCGGCTGGTGGTCTTCTCCAGCCTGTCCAAGCGCTCCAACGTGCCGGGTATGCGCTCCGGTTTTGTCGCGGGCAATGCCGAGGTGATGAAGAACTACCTGCTCTACCGCACCTACCACGGCAGCGCCATGGGACCGGCGGTGCAAGCCGCCTCGGTGGTGGCCTGGGAGGACGAGGCCCACGTGGCCGAGAACCGCAGCCTGTACCGAGCCAAGTTCGACGCGGTGACCCCCCTGGTGGCCGAAGTCCTCGATACCGCCTTGCCCGATGCCGGCTTCTACCTCTGGGCCCGCACGCCCATTGCCGACACGGATTTCGCCCGTCGTCTTTATGCTGAATATAATGTGGTGGTGCTGCCCGGCAGCTTCCTGGCCCGGGAATCGGGCGGGGTCAATCCGGGCGCGAACTTTGTCCGCATCGCCCTGGTGGCGCCGCTGGAACAGTGCCTGGAGGCGGCAGAACGCATCCGCCAGTTCGCCAGCAGCCTCAGCCAGTAA
- a CDS encoding CTP synthase: protein MTKYVFVTGGVVSSLGKGIAAASLGAILESRGITVTHLKLDPYINVDPGTMSPFQHGEVFVTEDGAETDLDLGHYERFTSAKMSKRNNFTTGQIYESVIKKERRGEYLGKTVQVIPHITDEIKASVKRGAEGAEVAIVEVGGTVGDIESLPFLEAIRQMGIEEGRNNTCFMHLTLLPYIATAGELKTKPTQHSVKELREIGIQPDVLLCRADREIPEDERRKIALFCNVMPEAVIEVLDADSIYKIPAMLHGQMLDQIVCHKLDILARPADLSVWDRLVEAMEHPEHEVDVAFVGKYVDLTESYKSLIEALKHAGMHNRAQVNIHYLDSEDIEKDGVGVLKGMDAILVPGGFGKRGTEGKIAAIRYARENKIPYLGICLGMQLAVVEFARDVAGMAGAHSTEFDKASPYPVIGLITEWQDRSGKVEKRSEDSDLGGTMRLGGQLCHLKEGSLARKIYGKADVTERHRHRYEVNNTLLAELEAKGLVVSGRAPGTDLCEMVELPTDQHPWFVGCQFHPEFTSNPRQGHPLFSAYVQAAMAQRKAAK from the coding sequence ATGACCAAGTACGTCTTCGTTACCGGCGGTGTCGTGTCCTCTCTGGGCAAAGGCATCGCTGCCGCCTCGCTGGGGGCGATCCTCGAATCCCGAGGCATCACCGTCACCCATCTCAAGCTCGATCCCTACATCAACGTCGATCCCGGCACCATGAGCCCTTTCCAGCACGGAGAGGTGTTCGTCACCGAGGATGGCGCCGAAACCGACCTGGATCTCGGCCATTACGAGCGCTTCACCAGCGCCAAGATGAGCAAGCGCAACAACTTCACCACCGGTCAGATCTACGAATCGGTGATCAAGAAGGAGCGGCGCGGCGAGTATCTGGGCAAGACCGTTCAGGTCATCCCCCACATCACCGACGAGATCAAGGCTTCGGTCAAGCGCGGCGCCGAAGGCGCCGAGGTGGCCATCGTCGAAGTCGGCGGCACCGTGGGCGACATCGAATCCCTGCCGTTCCTCGAAGCTATTCGCCAGATGGGTATCGAGGAAGGCCGCAACAACACCTGTTTCATGCATCTCACCCTGCTGCCGTACATCGCTACGGCGGGTGAGCTGAAGACCAAGCCGACCCAGCACTCGGTCAAGGAACTGCGCGAGATCGGCATCCAGCCAGATGTGCTGCTGTGCCGTGCCGACCGGGAAATCCCCGAGGACGAGCGGCGCAAGATCGCCCTGTTCTGCAACGTCATGCCCGAAGCCGTGATCGAGGTGCTCGACGCCGATTCGATCTACAAGATTCCGGCCATGCTGCACGGTCAGATGCTCGACCAGATCGTCTGCCACAAGCTCGACATCCTGGCCCGTCCTGCCGACCTGTCGGTGTGGGACCGCCTGGTTGAGGCCATGGAGCATCCCGAGCACGAAGTGGACGTTGCCTTCGTCGGCAAGTACGTGGATCTGACCGAGTCCTACAAGTCCCTGATCGAGGCCTTGAAGCACGCTGGCATGCACAATCGTGCCCAGGTCAATATCCACTACCTGGATTCCGAGGATATCGAGAAGGACGGCGTCGGCGTGCTCAAGGGCATGGACGCCATTCTGGTTCCCGGCGGCTTCGGCAAGCGCGGTACCGAGGGCAAGATCGCGGCGATCCGCTATGCTCGCGAGAACAAGATTCCCTACCTGGGCATCTGCCTGGGCATGCAGCTCGCCGTGGTCGAATTTGCCCGCGATGTGGCCGGCATGGCCGGTGCCCACTCCACCGAGTTCGACAAGGCCTCCCCGTACCCGGTGATCGGCCTGATCACCGAGTGGCAGGACCGCTCCGGCAAGGTGGAAAAGCGCAGCGAGGATTCTGACCTGGGCGGCACCATGCGCCTGGGGGGGCAACTCTGCCATCTCAAGGAAGGCAGCTTGGCGCGCAAGATCTACGGCAAGGCCGACGTGACCGAGCGCCATCGCCACCGCTACGAAGTTAACAACACCCTGCTCGCCGAGCTCGAAGCCAAGGGCCTGGTGGTTTCCGGCCGGGCGCCGGGCACCGACCTGTGCGAGATGGTGGAACTGCCCACCGACCAGCACCCCTGGTTCGTCGGCTGCCAATTCCACCCCGAGTTCACCTCCAATCCCCGCCAGGGCCACCCGCTCTTCTCCGCCTACGTGCAGGCCGCCATGGCCCAACGCAAGGCGGCCAAGTAA